The nucleotide window ACCACTAAATCCAGCAATGAATTGGTGCCAAGACGATTCGCGCCATGCACGGATACGCACGAACATTCGCCAACCGCGTAAAAACCATTAATTGGGGCTTGGTTATTGCCATTCCCAGCGACGACTTGGCCGTTAATGTTAGTCGGAATACCCCCCATTTGATAATGAATCGTGGGCACAACTGGAATCGCCTCTAAAATACAATCCACATTAGCAAATTTCAGGGCGATTTCACGGATTGATGGCAATCTTTTAACGATCGTCTCAGCCCCAATATGGGATAGATCCAATAGCACGTGGTCCCGCCGTGGGCCACACCCGCGACCTTCTTTAATTTCTTGATCCATGGCCCGCGAAACAAAATCGCGTGGCGCTAAATCTTTCAAGGTCGGAGCGTAACGTTCCATAAACCGTTCGCCATGGGCATTACGCAAAATTCCGCCCTCGCCACGCACCCCTTCAGTAATGAGCACACCAGCGCCCGCCACGCCAGTTGGGTGAAACTGCCAGAACTCCATATCCTGGAGCGGGACACCCGCCCGCGCCGCCATCCCAAGACCATCGCCGGTATTTATAAAGGCATTCGTTGAAGCCGCATAAATGCGGCCTGCGCCACCTGTTGCAAAAAGCGTGCATTTGGCTTCTAAAATGTAAACTTCGCCGGTTTCCATTTCCAGTGCCGTCACGCCAAGTACATTCCCTTCTTGATCGCGGATGAGGTCAAGCGCCATCCACTCAACAAAAAACTGGGTTTTTGCTTTGACATTTTGTTGGTAAAGCGTATGAAGCAACGCGTGCCCCGTTCGATCCGCCGCAGCGCAAGCACGTTGCACAGGTTTCTCGCCATAATTTGCGGTATGCCCGCCAAACGGACGCTGATAGATCGTGCCATCCGGGTTACGATCAAACGGCATGCCAAAATGTTCAAGCTCATACACTGCGCGGGGCGCCTCGCGGCACATGAATTCAATCGCGTCTTGATCGCCTAGCCAATCCGAGCCTTTGATTGTGTCGTAAAAATGATAATGCCAATTGTCTTCACTCATATTGCCTAACGAGGCGCCAATTCCACCTTGAGCGGCAACCGTATGCGAACGAGTTGGAAATACCTTAGATAATACGGCAACCGACAAACCTGCCTGCGCCAATTGCAACGAGGCACGCATCCCCGAGCCTCCCGCACCGACAATCACTACATCAAAACGGCGGCGGGGCAACGTACTCTTAACAGCGACCATTCTTATACTCTCCACAGAATCTGCACGGCATAACCTGCACAGGTCAGTAGCCATACGATCGTCAATACTTGCAGCGTTAGCCGCACGCTAAGCGGTTTTACATAATCCATCCAAATATCACGCATGCCCACCCAAGCGTGATAGAAAAGCGCCAGCAGCGCAACCAAAGTGGCCGCTTTCATCCATGGCGCAGCAAAAATCGACGTCCAACCCTCATATGAAAAATTTTTTGCAGCAAAAAACCAAATGAGTAGAATCAGCGCATAGATAGCCATCACGGCCGCGCTCACCCGCTGCGCTAGCCAGTCACGTAAACCATAATGCGCGCCAACCACGAGTCGCTTAGGGCCAAAGTTATTGTGCGTTGCCATTTAATAAATTCCGAATAGTTTGAGCGCAATAGCAAGAGTGACTATTGACGAGAGGGCAAATACGACCGCCGCCGTTCTTTTACTAGAGGTTTTAGCCACCCCGCAATGCAGATCCATCAGCAAATGACGAAGACCAGCAAAGCAATGGAATATAAAAGCCCAAATGATCAATAAAAGGCTTAACTTAACCAATGCACCACTCGCAAAACCCTTTAATACTTCAAAGCTCTGCGCTGAAGCTAGGCTTTGCTCAAACAAATACAGAGAAAACGGCAAAGAAAGAAAAAGCAGTGCGCCACTAATACGGTGCAAAATTGACACGATCCCTGGCAACGGAAGCCGGTAACTGAGAATCTGTCCGATCCCAATATTACGAAATTCCGGCCTTGATTTTTTTCTAGTTTCAGCCATACGGTTAAACCTCATTGAATCCACAACCTGAGATTTTAACGCGTTTTTCGTTCATCTGACACTGGGGAGGCTTCGCATAGCTAAAGCTGGCACACAAAACGCCTGTAAATAGGGGGCCAAACAGGCGATAAAGCTTGATATGAACAAGCCGTCTAAAGATTAAAATCTCTAGGACGGCCCAAAGTTGAAAGAATTTATGTCAGCGCTTTCAGGTCAGAAAGACCCGTGACTTTTTTAATTGTATCTAACCCTAATCCTATATTTTGGAGATTTTGAGCAATGGCAAGCGCTTTCAGTTGCTCACCTTCGCGCTGGCCCTCTCGCCAACCTTCTCTCCACCCTGTTTCACGCCCTTCTTCTCGCAAAAGTTGCCCTAATGTTTTCATCTCTCCATCCTCTCGACATTGTCTTACGTTTTCCATCAAGTACTGTAAAAATTGCCCATCATCGTCACGCCCTTCTTCAACTAAATAGTAGATTAATTGTCTAAGTTTTTCAACTGGTAAGGGATAGCATTGCAGCAGTTCGGCTAACTGTGGCGCAAACTGCATTAAACTCTGCGTGCCGATGTATTTTTGCGCAAGCGCTAGCGCCGCCATACGTTTAAAGCGCTTTATTTCTGCGTCTAGAAGGGTGGATAGATCTAGAATTTGGACCGACGCCGGCAGCCCCAAGCGTTTTTGCGCTAACCACTTGCGCTTAAAACAATTCAAATAATTCGTAGGTCCAGGATAAGGCCGTTCGCCCCGGTAGAAAATCATCTCAAATACAGCAGGGAGTTGTTTATGGCCTTGTTCAAGATGTTGCTGCATAATGCCGTTTAGGTAACTTGAAAGCTTAAACGGCGGCAGAGCACTGGCGGTACTCTCGTGTTCCATTAAGATATACAGTTTGTCTTGCCCGTCCGGGCTACTGACTGAATACACGATATCGGCAAAGCGCTGGCTGAGATTACTTTGCACAAAAGCACCTGAAACCAGTTGCAGCGTATTGAAATCACATTCTTTTTGCAGATACAGCGGCAAATGAAGCTGCAAAAACTCTTGCGCTATATCAATATCTTTTAAAAAAGACTTAAACAGCGCGTCATGCGGCATAGATAGCTTTTTCATCTTTATTTGGTGCGCAACAATAAATACGATTACGGATAACCGCTATTATCTTGTGCGCACCAAATGATTTACAGCTAGCCGAATGGCTATATTGATCTAAAACTCTTGTTGTATTTTTTAGTTGATTGCCTCACCCGCTCGATCAACATAGCACCGCCTTTAATTTTCAAGCTCAATAGAATCACTCAAATTAACTTAAGTCATTCTGATAATAAAACGTATCCGTCACATACCAACCACGCCGCACTTCAACTGGCCGGTCACCATAGGTATAAGACACCCGCTCCACACTTAATAGTGGGTGACCAGGCGCCACTCCAAGCGCTGCTGCAACCGCCGCATCCGCTGCTAATGCACGAATTTTCTCTGAAGCGCGAATCATACGCGTGCCAAATTCTGTCTCGAAGAGGCCATAAAGCGGCCCATGATACGCGGCCAATCGCTCTGGCGTTAGCCCTCGAAATAGACTGCCTGGCAACCAAATTTCATCGAATACGGCAATCAACTCACCAAACTGTAAAGTACGTTTGATTAATATCACGGGTTCATTGGGCTTAAGTTCAAGCGGCTGCGCAATCTCGGCCGGCGCACGCAAGCGCCGGCACTCAAGCAAATGACTTGTGTACCCGGCCGGTGCCCCTTCTTCTGAGAGTAAGCGCAAAAAACGAAACTGCGCGCGCGCTTCGCTATGGGTTGCCACAAAAGTACCTTTGCCTTGTCGACGGACCAGCAAATTTTCAGCTGCCAGAACACTGATTGCCTTACGTACAGTGCCTTGACTGACCTGATAGCGCGCGGCGAGCTCAACCTCGCTTGGAATGGGTGCGCCTGGCTTCCACTCGCCTGCTTCTAGACTCTGCGTAATAAGTGCTTTAATTTGTTGATAAAGAGGGCTAAAAGTAGGCGCATGCGACAACCCTATCTGCTCGCTGTTCGCAATTTCAGTAGGGATTCTGGATAAAGTGGGTGGGCTACGATTCATTCTAGTATTGGAGCACAGCCCACTCATACCGTCTACTCTTGTTTTAATTAATATGTCTTATATAAGACACATGATAATATTGACTTTCAAAACAGCGGCTTTTAGACTTGGGACCGATATCAAGCGCCGCGCCGGTTTTACACGCGGATTGTTTAATGACTCTATCAGGAAATAACTATGCCTAAACCTGCAAAGCGTATCGCCATTTCCGGCGCTGCCGGACAAATTGCTTACTCACTGCTCTTTCGTATCGCCAATGGCGATTTACTAGGGAAAGATCAGCCAGTCATTTTGCAGCTATTAGATTTGCCGCAGGCGCAAGCTGCTGTGAAGGGGGTCGTCATGGAGCTTGAAGATTGCGCCTTTGGACTGTTGCAAGACATTATTATTACAGATGATCCTAAAATTGCTTTTAAAGATATTGATTTCGCATTGTTAGTTGGAGCGCGCCCCCGCTCCAAAGGAATGGAGCGTAAAGAACTCCTAAGCGCAAATGCCGAAATCTTTACGGTACAGGGCCGTGCTCTAAACGAAGTAGCCAGCCGCAATGTAAAAATATTGGTCGTCGGCAACCCGGCTAATACCAATGCATATATCGCCATGAAATCTGCACCCGACTTACCGCAGAAAAACTTCACTTCAATGATGCGCCTTGACCATAATCGCGCTTTATCGCAACTTGCTGCTCAATCAAAACAGCCCATCACGGAAATCGAGAAAGTGATTGTCTGGGGCAATCATTCGCCTACAATGTATCCAGATTTTCGTTTCGCTACGGTAAAAGGCGTAAATTTGCAGCAAATGCTCAATGATGAAAACTGGAATCGCAAGGTTTTTATTCCCACTGTAGCGCAACGCGGAACCGCCGTGATCGAAGCGCGTGGCTTGTCGTCGGCCGCTTCTGCAGCAAATGCCGCGCTTGATCATATGCGCGACTGGGTATTAGGCAGCAATGGGCGTTGGGTCACAATGGGCATTCCTTCCAATGGAGCTTATGGCATTCCTAAAGATCTGCTCTACGGTTTTCCAGTGACTACCGCAAATGGAGAATACACTTTAGTATCAGACCTTGAGATCGATGCGTTTTCGCGCGAGCGAATGGATCTTGCATTGCAAGAACTGCTCGAAGAACAAAATGGCGTAAAACATTTGCTTGGGTAGTCAATATTGTTGAAATAAACGGTATAAAAAGGAGACCTATATGAGAAACCTAGTTATCGCCACCTTCATCTATCTCTTCACTAGCGTCCCCGGGGCGCTAGCAAGCGATGCGGTTACACGAGCCACTCCGGCCACAACCTCTTCAAACGCATCCGCAACAGCCGAACGCTTGCGCAAGCATGCAGCGCGCAAAAAAAATGGGGCGGCTAAAGCAAACGCCACGACTGCTCAGCCAGTGAAATGGCTATGCAAAGGCAACCAACCTCTCTGGATCACCGGTGATATGCAGCGCGATCAAATCCTTACCATGCGCTGGAATCGTAAGAACTACCGACTGCCGCGCGTCCAGACCAGTACCGGCGCTGATCGCTTTTATGATCCAGCCAGTGGGATGAGTTGGGTTGTAATTCCATCTAAAGCCATGCTTTTCAATGACAAAGGTCAATATAAACAACGCCTTGCCGATGAATGCAGATCACACGCAATGATTGCGCAGGACATTCCCGCGCCAACCCAGGCGGAGGCAATTCGCAAAACTCGTTAAACAGGCTTTTCGCAAATCAGAGGGCTAGCATTTTCTCAGGCTGCTGCACCCTGCTATAAAACATCGTGCATCAGCATTTGAGGAAAAGCAGCGCAGAAGATTAGCGATTTCCGCGGATAAGGACAAAATGGCTCATTCTCTTTACAACACACTTAAAGAATTCGATAGCGGCACCCAAATTGGTCAGTTTTACTCACTGCCACAGCTAGGTCAGGCGCTTAATCTTAAACTTGAGCGCTTACCCGTCTCAATCAGGCTGGTGCTTGAATCCGTATTACGCAATTACGATGACCGCAAAATTACGCGTACGCATATTGAACAACTCGCAAATTGGCAACCCAAGGCTACCCGCACTGAAGAAATTCCGCTGGTTGTCGCGCGTGTGGTGTTACAAGATTTCACGGGCGTGCCGCTGCTGGCTGATATTGCTGCAATGCGTGATGTCGCTCGACACATGGGGCGCGACCCCAAATTGATCGAGCCTTTAGTGCCCGTTGATTTAGTCGTTGATCACTCAGTTCAAATCGATTATTTCCGCCGTAAAGATGCCCTCGATTTAAACATGAAGCTGGAATTCCAGCGCAATCAGGAACGCTACCAGTTCATGAAATGGGGCATGCAAGCGTTTGATACATTTCACGTCGTGCCGCCCGGCGTTGGCATTGTTCATCAAGTGAATCTCGAATATCTCGCGCGTGGCGTACATCATCAGAAAATTCAGACTGATGCGGAGCATAACGTTATTTATTATCCTGATACGCTGGTTGGCACCGATAGCCATACCACAATGATCAACGGTATTGGCGTCGTCGGTTGGGGGGTAGGTGGCATTGAAGCAGAAGCCGCGATGCTAGGTCAGCCCGTCTATTTTCTGACTCCAGATGTGATTGGCTTTGAGTTAAAAGGCCAATTGCGTGAAGGCGTCACAGCAACGGATCTGGTGCTAACCGTCACCGAGCTTTTACGCAAAGAAAAGGTAGTCGGTAAATTTGTTGAATTCTTCGGCACCGGAGCCGCTTCAATTGCTGTGCCCGACCGTGCCACCCTCAGCAATATGGCGCCCGAATACGGAGCGACGATGGGCTTCTTTCCAGTGGATGATAAAACCATCGAATATTTTGAAAATACCGGGCGCACGCAAGAAGAAATCCAGGCTTTGTGCAATTATTTCAAAGCACAGCATCTCTATGGCATGCCGCAGGCGGGTGAAATTGACTACACGCGCGTCATCACGCTTGATTTAGCTACGGTAAGCCCTTCACTCGCCGGCCCTAAACGTCCGCAAGATCGGATTGAACTGAATCAAGTGAAACAAACGTTTACTGATTTATTCTCAAAATCGGTCAGCGAAAACGGCTTTTCTAAAGATAAAAATGCGCTCGAACAGGTTTATATGAACCGTGACGGCATCAAAATTAGCAATGGGGACATTTTAATTGCCGCCATTACGTCCTGTACTAACACATCCAACCCAAGCGTACTCTTGGCTGCCGGTTTACTGGCCAAGAAAGCGGTTGAAATGGGCTTAAGCGTCGCACCACATATTAAGACCTCGCTCGCGCCTGGCTCACGTGTCGTCACTGAATATTTAACTGCCACGGGCTTACTGCCTTATCTTGAGAAACTGGGTTTTACTCTGGCGGCATATGGTTGCACCACCTGCATTGGCAATGCTGGCGATCTCACACCAGCACTCAATGAAGCTATCCTTGAAAACGATATCGTCGCAGCCGCAGTGTTATCAGGCAATCGCAATTTCGAAGCCCGCATTCACCCCAATCTACGGGCCAACTTCCTCACTTCGCCACCGCTAGTCGTAGCCTATGCAATCGCTGGCACCATCATGCGCGATTTAATCACTGAACCGCTTGGCCAAGGTACCGATAAAGATGGAAAAGTGCGAGATGTTTATCTTAAAGACATCTGGCCTACAAACGATGAAATCCATCAATTACTCAAGGTCGCACTCAATGCGGAAGTATTTAGAAAAAACTACGCACAGCTCACTCAAGAAGGCGATTTGTGGAGCAAAATTGAAGGCACTGAAGGCCAAGTTTATAACTGGCCAAAGTCAACTTACATTGCGCAACCGCCCTTCTTTACTGATTTTAAGATGCAACCTGCAGCGCATCAATCTAGCGTTAAGAACGCGCGCGCACTTGGCATTTTTGGCGACTCAGTTACAACTGACCATATCAGCCCGGCTGGCGCAATCAAAGAAACCTCTCCGGCAGGCTTATGGCTGCAAAAAAATGGCGTGCTTAAAGCCGATTTCAACAGCTATGGTTCACGCCGCGGCAACCATGAGATTATGATGCGCGGCACCTTTGCCAATATCCGCATCAAAAACTTGATGATCCCCCCCCAGGCAGACGGTACGCGAGTCGAGGGAGGCATTACACTGCATCAGCCAAGCGGAGAATTGTTATCCATTTACGATGCCGCCATGCGTTATCTTGAGGAAGATGTGCCCACCATCATCTTTGGCGGTGAAGAGTACGGCACAGGCTCTTCGCGCGACTGGGCCGCCAAAGGTACTCAATTACTCGGCGTAAAGGCGGTGATTGCCTGTAGCTTTGAGCGCATTCATCGCTCCAATTTAGTGGGTATGGGGGTTTTGCCATTGCAATTCATGCCTGGCATAAACGCGCAAACCTTAGGCCTTCAGGGCGATGAAAGCTTTGATCTTGAGGGTTTCGCGCACATCAAACCGCAGCAACAAGTGACGCTCACGATCCGCCGCGCAAATGGCGCGGTACAACATGTGCCTTTGTTGCTACGCATCGATACACCCATTGAGGTGGATTATTATCAGCATGGCGGGATTTTACCTTTTGTGCTGCGCTCGTTACTGGCTGCCTAAACTGCCGTTTCAAGCGGCCTGCCAGATACACGTCTGTGACAGGCCGCTGCCTCTTTACCGCGCAAGCCTCCAATCGTGTGACTCGCTTGAGTATCCTATTTATGAAGATTCTGTACACAAACTTCCACGTGAGCTATGGCGGCGGCCATACAACCTATGTAGCTAGCCTGGCCGAGTCACTCCGCGCGCGTCATGAAATATGGGTGGCAGCCCCTCCCACCAGCAAGTTGTATCTGCTTTGCCAATCCATCCCCAACGTTAACGTAGTCGATATGCCTTTTCCAAGTAAGCCAAGGGAATGGCGGGACATATTCAGTACGCGCAAACGGTTGCGTACGATGTTCGAAAAAGAATGCTTCGATATTGTGCACGTGAACGGTTCACCGGACCATCGTTTGGTCATGTATGCTCTCTTCGGCTTGCATGGGAAGAGGCCGCAGGTGGTGTATACAAAACATAACTCGCTACCCGTCGGAAAGCATTTCGGCAGTCAACTCCGAGTGAAATATGCAACCGATCACGTGATTGCAGTATCACGCCACACTAGTCATCTACTTAATGGTACGCCCTATACTAAGCGAGAGGTGTCGGTAATCCCCAACGGGGTAGATGTAGAGTACTTCCATCCTTTTGACGACGCTGCCTCCCAGCAAGCGCGTTTGCGTATGGTCGGCCCTCAACATGCGGGTAAATTCATTGTTGGGAGTGTTGCAGGTACGGCCGAGTACAAGGGGTGGATCGATATGGTAACGGCAATCTCGAAATTGCCTGGCGCGACGCGCGAAAAGGTACATATCTTGATTGCGGGTGAAAGTCCAAGTGCTTCACAGCGGCAACAAGTGGCACAACTCGGCATGTCTGAGCACGTGACCTTCGCTGAGAACTTATTGGATGTACGACCCTGTATTGCGGCTCTCGATATTGGTTTTGTGCTTTCCTATGCAGAGGCGATTTCTTTTGCTTGTCGCGAAATGATGGCGATGGGGAAGCCCGTTATCGTCACAAATTGCGGGGGGTTGCCAGAGAACATCACTGAGGGCGAAGATGGCTGGATTGTCTCCCAACACGATCCCCATACTCTCTCGAGGTTACTTCAGGAGATTATAGGCAACCCTGAGACCTTGCGAGCGATAGGAGAGTCCGCGCGGCGCAAAAGTAAAATACATTTTGGGAAAATGTTGTTCGTACAAAAGACGGAAGCCGTCTACCAACACCTCATCGCGACCTCCTCACCTCAACTTTGAGTGCGGCCTGCCCAATCAGCCTGCTCTACGTATCATTTTTTACAGAGCCACAGCGACTATTCCAGGCTGAGTGAAGGTTAAGCAAAAGCAGGTCAATAAAAAATGGACGAACTCACGGGCTTATCCAGTGTGCGCAGCAATAAACTCTTTCAAGAACTGCGCATCCGGCGGCACAACCTCAAAGCGCATCGGCAATTTTTCAATCTCGGCAAAGGTAGCCGGCCTCTCAGGATCTCGCCCTAGCGCCTCGCGCATGGCCGCGCTGAATTTAGCGGGTTGCGCGGTTTCCAGCACCACCATCGGCACACCAGGCTCTAGATAACGGCGCGCGACGGTCAAGCCATCAGCCGTATGCGTATCAATCATCGTTGCATAGTGCGCATAGGTCTGCTGGATGGTCGTCATACGCTCTTTATGCGAGCTACAGCCTGAAACAAAACCAAACTGGTGAATGCGCGCAAAATCACCACTGCCGGATAAGTCAAAGCCTTGATTTGCTTCAAGTTGCTGAAATAATTGCCGCACCCGCGCCGCATCACGCCCCAACAAATCAAATACAAAGCGCTCAAAATTCGATGCCTTTGAAATATCCATACTCGGGCTGCTCGTATGATAGGTGCCTGCAGCATCGCGGATGCGGTAAACACCTGTGCGAAAAAATTCGTCTAGCACATCATTTTCATTTGTCGCTACAACCAGTTTATCAATTGGCAAACCCATCATCCGCGCAATATGCCCGGCACAGACATTGCCGAAATTACCCGATGGCACACAAAATGACACTTTAGGCAGCGCCTCAGATCCAGATGCCTGACCTAATTTTGTCGCAGCCGGTTGAGTGGCGGCTAACCAACCCTTAACGTAATAAACAATTTGTGCGACCACACGCGCCCAATTAATCGAATTGACTGTGCCAATCTTATATTGGGCTTTGAACGCGTGGTCGTTGGAGACCGCTTTGACCAAATCCTGGCAATCATCAAATACCCCTGTTACGGCAAGGTTAAAGATATTCGGGTCTTGCAGGCTATACATCTGTGCGCTTTGAAACGGGCTCATCTTTTGGTGGGGAGAGAGCATAAAAACCCGAATCCCCTGCTTGCCGCGCATCGCATATTCAGCCGCGCTGCCGGTATCGCCCGAAGTCGCGCCCAGGATATTGAGCTGTTTGCCTGATTTGGCCAGCGTATATTCAAACAACCGACCCAGCAACTGCATAGCTAAATCTTTGAACGCCAGCGTTGGGCCATTCGATAGCTCAAGCAGGTAAAGGGGCACCCCGTTTTCGATGCCTAAAGCCTTAAGGGGTGTAATTTGCTCAGCCTTTTCAGGCTCACGTGCATGGCGATATATTTGCGCAGTATAAGTACTGTGGGTTAACTCGCGCAGATCTTGGGCAGGAATATCGTCACAGAATTTAGCGAGAATTTCATACGCAAGGTCTGCATATGACAGATCTCGCCAACGCTCAAGTTCGTCCGGTGTAATCGAAGGATAAACCGCAGGTAAATATAACCCGCTATCTGGAGCTAAGCCTGCGAGCAAAATGTCAGTAAAAGTCCGGC belongs to Mycoavidus sp. B2-EB and includes:
- the sdhA gene encoding succinate dehydrogenase flavoprotein subunit; this translates as MVAVKSTLPRRRFDVVIVGAGGSGMRASLQLAQAGLSVAVLSKVFPTRSHTVAAQGGIGASLGNMSEDNWHYHFYDTIKGSDWLGDQDAIEFMCREAPRAVYELEHFGMPFDRNPDGTIYQRPFGGHTANYGEKPVQRACAAADRTGHALLHTLYQQNVKAKTQFFVEWMALDLIRDQEGNVLGVTALEMETGEVYILEAKCTLFATGGAGRIYAASTNAFINTGDGLGMAARAGVPLQDMEFWQFHPTGVAGAGVLITEGVRGEGGILRNAHGERFMERYAPTLKDLAPRDFVSRAMDQEIKEGRGCGPRRDHVLLDLSHIGAETIVKRLPSIREIALKFANVDCILEAIPVVPTIHYQMGGIPTNINGQVVAGNGNNQAPINGFYAVGECSCVSVHGANRLGTNSLLDLVVFGRAAGNHIIKQVSAQREHRPLPGDAAERALARLAKLEASTAGEYTQHIAGDIRQTMQDHVGVFRTNDLLAEGVVKMTELAERVQHVHLRDKSKVFNTARVEALELANLIEVARATTTSAEARKESRGAHAHRDYPERNDIDWMHHTLWYSADNRLDYKPVQMKPLTVETVPPKARTF
- the sdhD gene encoding succinate dehydrogenase, hydrophobic membrane anchor protein — translated: MATHNNFGPKRLVVGAHYGLRDWLAQRVSAAVMAIYALILLIWFFAAKNFSYEGWTSIFAAPWMKAATLVALLALFYHAWVGMRDIWMDYVKPLSVRLTLQVLTIVWLLTCAGYAVQILWRV
- the sdhC gene encoding succinate dehydrogenase, cytochrome b556 subunit; the encoded protein is MAETRKKSRPEFRNIGIGQILSYRLPLPGIVSILHRISGALLFLSLPFSLYLFEQSLASAQSFEVLKGFASGALVKLSLLLIIWAFIFHCFAGLRHLLMDLHCGVAKTSSKRTAAVVFALSSIVTLAIALKLFGIY
- a CDS encoding Rpn family recombination-promoting nuclease/putative transposase encodes the protein MKKLSMPHDALFKSFLKDIDIAQEFLQLHLPLYLQKECDFNTLQLVSGAFVQSNLSQRFADIVYSVSSPDGQDKLYILMEHESTASALPPFKLSSYLNGIMQQHLEQGHKQLPAVFEMIFYRGERPYPGPTNYLNCFKRKWLAQKRLGLPASVQILDLSTLLDAEIKRFKRMAALALAQKYIGTQSLMQFAPQLAELLQCYPLPVEKLRQLIYYLVEEGRDDDGQFLQYLMENVRQCREDGEMKTLGQLLREEGRETGWREGWREGQREGEQLKALAIAQNLQNIGLGLDTIKKVTGLSDLKALT
- a CDS encoding GntR family transcriptional regulator is translated as MSGLCSNTRMNRSPPTLSRIPTEIANSEQIGLSHAPTFSPLYQQIKALITQSLEAGEWKPGAPIPSEVELAARYQVSQGTVRKAISVLAAENLLVRRQGKGTFVATHSEARAQFRFLRLLSEEGAPAGYTSHLLECRRLRAPAEIAQPLELKPNEPVILIKRTLQFGELIAVFDEIWLPGSLFRGLTPERLAAYHGPLYGLFETEFGTRMIRASEKIRALAADAAVAAALGVAPGHPLLSVERVSYTYGDRPVEVRRGWYVTDTFYYQNDLS
- a CDS encoding malate dehydrogenase; the encoded protein is MPKPAKRIAISGAAGQIAYSLLFRIANGDLLGKDQPVILQLLDLPQAQAAVKGVVMELEDCAFGLLQDIIITDDPKIAFKDIDFALLVGARPRSKGMERKELLSANAEIFTVQGRALNEVASRNVKILVVGNPANTNAYIAMKSAPDLPQKNFTSMMRLDHNRALSQLAAQSKQPITEIEKVIVWGNHSPTMYPDFRFATVKGVNLQQMLNDENWNRKVFIPTVAQRGTAVIEARGLSSAASAANAALDHMRDWVLGSNGRWVTMGIPSNGAYGIPKDLLYGFPVTTANGEYTLVSDLEIDAFSRERMDLALQELLEEQNGVKHLLG
- the acnA gene encoding aconitate hydratase AcnA is translated as MAHSLYNTLKEFDSGTQIGQFYSLPQLGQALNLKLERLPVSIRLVLESVLRNYDDRKITRTHIEQLANWQPKATRTEEIPLVVARVVLQDFTGVPLLADIAAMRDVARHMGRDPKLIEPLVPVDLVVDHSVQIDYFRRKDALDLNMKLEFQRNQERYQFMKWGMQAFDTFHVVPPGVGIVHQVNLEYLARGVHHQKIQTDAEHNVIYYPDTLVGTDSHTTMINGIGVVGWGVGGIEAEAAMLGQPVYFLTPDVIGFELKGQLREGVTATDLVLTVTELLRKEKVVGKFVEFFGTGAASIAVPDRATLSNMAPEYGATMGFFPVDDKTIEYFENTGRTQEEIQALCNYFKAQHLYGMPQAGEIDYTRVITLDLATVSPSLAGPKRPQDRIELNQVKQTFTDLFSKSVSENGFSKDKNALEQVYMNRDGIKISNGDILIAAITSCTNTSNPSVLLAAGLLAKKAVEMGLSVAPHIKTSLAPGSRVVTEYLTATGLLPYLEKLGFTLAAYGCTTCIGNAGDLTPALNEAILENDIVAAAVLSGNRNFEARIHPNLRANFLTSPPLVVAYAIAGTIMRDLITEPLGQGTDKDGKVRDVYLKDIWPTNDEIHQLLKVALNAEVFRKNYAQLTQEGDLWSKIEGTEGQVYNWPKSTYIAQPPFFTDFKMQPAAHQSSVKNARALGIFGDSVTTDHISPAGAIKETSPAGLWLQKNGVLKADFNSYGSRRGNHEIMMRGTFANIRIKNLMIPPQADGTRVEGGITLHQPSGELLSIYDAAMRYLEEDVPTIIFGGEEYGTGSSRDWAAKGTQLLGVKAVIACSFERIHRSNLVGMGVLPLQFMPGINAQTLGLQGDESFDLEGFAHIKPQQQVTLTIRRANGAVQHVPLLLRIDTPIEVDYYQHGGILPFVLRSLLAA
- a CDS encoding glycosyltransferase; its protein translation is MKILYTNFHVSYGGGHTTYVASLAESLRARHEIWVAAPPTSKLYLLCQSIPNVNVVDMPFPSKPREWRDIFSTRKRLRTMFEKECFDIVHVNGSPDHRLVMYALFGLHGKRPQVVYTKHNSLPVGKHFGSQLRVKYATDHVIAVSRHTSHLLNGTPYTKREVSVIPNGVDVEYFHPFDDAASQQARLRMVGPQHAGKFIVGSVAGTAEYKGWIDMVTAISKLPGATREKVHILIAGESPSASQRQQVAQLGMSEHVTFAENLLDVRPCIAALDIGFVLSYAEAISFACREMMAMGKPVIVTNCGGLPENITEGEDGWIVSQHDPHTLSRLLQEIIGNPETLRAIGESARRKSKIHFGKMLFVQKTEAVYQHLIATSSPQL
- the thrC gene encoding threonine synthase, encoding MNYISTRGACANERRTFTDILLAGLAPDSGLYLPAVYPSITPDELERWRDLSYADLAYEILAKFCDDIPAQDLRELTHSTYTAQIYRHAREPEKAEQITPLKALGIENGVPLYLLELSNGPTLAFKDLAMQLLGRLFEYTLAKSGKQLNILGATSGDTGSAAEYAMRGKQGIRVFMLSPHQKMSPFQSAQMYSLQDPNIFNLAVTGVFDDCQDLVKAVSNDHAFKAQYKIGTVNSINWARVVAQIVYYVKGWLAATQPAATKLGQASGSEALPKVSFCVPSGNFGNVCAGHIARMMGLPIDKLVVATNENDVLDEFFRTGVYRIRDAAGTYHTSSPSMDISKASNFERFVFDLLGRDAARVRQLFQQLEANQGFDLSGSGDFARIHQFGFVSGCSSHKERMTTIQQTYAHYATMIDTHTADGLTVARRYLEPGVPMVVLETAQPAKFSAAMREALGRDPERPATFAEIEKLPMRFEVVPPDAQFLKEFIAAHTG